A DNA window from Hoplias malabaricus isolate fHopMal1 chromosome 5, fHopMal1.hap1, whole genome shotgun sequence contains the following coding sequences:
- the LOC136697624 gene encoding urokinase plasminogen activator surface receptor-like produces MKLQITLLLVCGLYPSALSLKCYQCIPDLFGTCTNTQTVCPSQCGSSTTVVDVAGQKKEISSKDCASAAECVSGSLNLGIMKTTVNTQCCSTDLCNSPNPRALPSKPPNGKQCYYCIDKDCSGTVDCLGDEDQCISLKANAAGVQVKMKGCATRSICNAPTGSMQTAGVSGDLSCCSGNLCNGAEGVKISFLFVLVPLLSSFLFL; encoded by the exons ATGAAGCTCCAAATCACACTGCTGCTCGTCTGTGGGCTTTATCCATCAG CTCTGTCACTGAAATGTTATCAGTGCATACCTGACCTTTTTGggacatgcacaaacacacagacagtctgTCCAAGTCAGTGCGGCAGTTCTACCACCGTCGTCGATGTTG CTGGTCAAAAAAAGGAGATCAGTTCTAAAGACTGTGCCTCAGCAGCTGAGTGTGTCAGCGGGAGCCTAAACCTGGGAATCATGAAAACAACAGTCAACACCCAGTGCTGCAGCACAGACCTCTGCAACAGTCCAAATCCTCGAG CTTTGCCCTCTAAGCCACCCAATGGTAAACAGTGTTATTACTGCATTGATAAAGACTGCTCAGGGACCGTGGACTGTCTGGGAGACGAGGATCAGTGCATCAGTTTAAAAG CCAATGCTGCTGGTGTTCAGGTGAAAATGAAAGGCTGTGCGACCAGAAGTATCTGTAATGCCCCTACAGGGAGTATGCAGAcagctggagtcagtggagATCTGAGCTGTTGTTCGGGGAATCTGTGTAACGGCGCTGAAGGGGTTAAGATCAGTTTCCTGTTCGTCCTGGTCCCTCTGCTCTcctccttcctcttcctctga